The sequence below is a genomic window from Cryptococcus neoformans var. neoformans B-3501A chromosome 8, whole genome shotgun sequence.
TCCTGACAGGCAAGTTCAAGGGAATCAGGATGTACTTTATGATGATCAGTACcgtcttccccttcatcgGCGTAAGCCATCCTCCCCCAAGTTGATATTTGGGATCAATAGCTGAGAATAAATTGATGGCCagctccttttcctcgctCTCCTTCCCGAGGACGACACGTACCGATGGGTCAAGTGGGGGATGTACTTTATGACAGTCACGTAAGCCTGGACTTTGCTAACCCCCAAGTTATCTCTCTGACCTTTCCCCCGATCCAGCTTTGTTgtccctctcttctctgcaTGGgctctcatctcttccaacacTGCCGGTCGTACCAAACGAAGTGTCATGAGCTCCATGACCTTTATCGCTTactggtgagttttttttttttcttcttcgtttcttctctcgtctttttttttttctcggGGAGAACCAGAAGTAAATAGCGACTAATACACGTCAAATTATTCATTTATTAGCACTGGCAACATTGCCGGTTCTCAAGTGATGAAGGCCAAAGATGCCCCACACTACATTCCCGGCACCGTACGTCTCCATATCTCTTCCGCTGCCCCTCACCCTCACCGCATAATAACTAAAGTTCCTCACCGCATAATAACTAAACTTTGTACACAAATATAGATCGCCATCGCATGCTGTATGGGCGTCGAATTCGCCACGATCGTCATCTGGCGCATCTGGCTCGAATATTGtaacaggaagaagacccGGGCGATAGCGGAGATGGGGTTgagtgaggaggagattgagaaaAGGGGACAAGAGTTGGGTGCGGAGGATACGACGGATATGAAGAACCCTTTCTTTATGTAAGTTTTAATTTTTAATTGTTTTAAAAATAGGTCAGCCCTAAATAAAAGAGAACAAAAGGCTGATGCATATGGTAGTTACTCTACttgatcctcttcttgggaTCTTGGATGTGCAGGGGGGCATATACGCAATTACTATAGAGTTGTAAAGGGTTTAGGTTCGTTGAGATGTCTAATTAATCATCTATTTTTGTTGTcattatatatatatatatatagaagTTTGTTAAGCAGGGAAAAGAATATAGAAGTGCAATGCTCGGAGGGGGGGGGGAACAAATACATATATGATGATTATCTGATCAAAAttcgaaaaaaaaaagtttGAGTATTACTACGCCAAAGACACCCGacgccttttccctctcctaCCAAACAAATTCCTCATTCCGtgcctcctccctcttcctggCTTCAATGTTCCGCGCCCTAGATAACCTGATGCGATGTGTTTATTTGGAGGAAATTTCGATGATTTCCGTGATGATTTGTGATTTGCGTTTTGCAGTTCTGAAAATGAATGACACCTCGCCCCCCcttcccccccccccacGCCCGAAACGTTTTACTGAAACGCCTCGGCCGGAATCGACGATTTGATCTCTTCAAAATTCTTGATCGCCGCTTCTGGATCCCATCCATTCTGCACCAAACACATGCCCGCGTATTGGGCGTTCATCCCCGTCCTTGAGGAGATTTGGGAGATGAGTGATTGTTGGGTTGCGGGGTCTGGCGCGGCGGCggctgatgatgatccgTTTGACGAGGCGCCGGGACCGACACCGGCACCGGCACCTGGACTGATAGAGGATAATGATGGATTGACGCCACTACCAAGACCGGAAGCAGCTTGGGCAGGAACGGCAGAAGGGGTGAATGGGATAGAAGGCGGCTGGATGGTGACGCCGTTCATACCCAGCGGCCGAGTTGTGTCGAATGCGCCGGTACCGAAAAAGGAATGCACGACCATGGTGTCTGACAGGATACTTGCTGGGTATCCAGCGTTGAAtgctctttttttttttttttttttttttcaatgGTCAGCCAAGCGAGGTAGGGGACTAAATGATGGACTCACGGAGACCCCTCGGGAGCTTCCACCAAGATAAATGTCCTGGAGAAGGACCGATACGTGCCGGACGGCAACTCTCTAAACTGTCCCTGTATCATGAGACACAGCCTGACATGCCCCCGCTCACTATCCAGCACCCAGCACTCGAAACACCACTTGCTGGCCTCTGTCAACGGATGTTCCGTCCTCGGCACCGCCTTTTCCCACCATTCGGCCAACTGCGCCGGGTCAGCCGCTGTTTTGAGGGTCTCCATGCGTTGGTGGATAGAGGTGGCGTTACGGAAAAAGTTGCGTGAGGGCAGGTTGATCCACGGTTCAAAGGGGACCGGGTTCGGGCGGTCGAGCCGGGATTTGAGGACGACTTGCTGTTGGGCAGAACGGGAGGTGAGGGTGTTGGCggcgatggagatgagggcgTTGGGTGCGTACGCGGGGAGACATTCGGTGCGGTTGTTGTCAAAGCAGGGGAAGAACTTTGCACAGAAAGCCATGGCGAAATTCCTCGCCGCTTCTTCAGAGAAAAAGTCGGGTCTGACCTCGACGGGAAAGGAAAACGGTCTCGCGATAAGAGccgctttttcttcttccgtaTGCTTCACCTTGGGTTTCCGCTCGATAGGGAAGATGACGCGTTCGAGGCTGACGCCGTCGAGGATCCTTAGACCTGGGAATCGTCGGAGAATCTCACTGTTGGGTGTTAGCATAGCGTCTTTCATGttggggagggagaagacgtACTGCTTGTAAACAGCTTCTCCGTCCGGTCTTGCCAGTGTCTTTTCCCTGAAAAGACAGTCATTCAATTTAAGCTCCACAAGACTCTTCAAGCTGCCCATGCCTGCATTCgctttccccttcttctcgcctgACGCCAAGATATTATCGAGCTCGGAGATATGGTTGATGGGATTACCGCTCAAGTCTAGAGCGCGGATGTCGGGCAGCCAGATGGGTAGTTTTTCGAGCTGTTTGAGGTGGGAAAAGTTGTTGTTGGCAAGGGAGAGGGTGTGTATTGTAATCTTGTCGGTCTAAGTTTGATCGAGAGCTTTAGCATGTTGGTCAGTTTGTAAAAGCAAAGAGGCACCTTTTGGAATGTCTGGTCGATAAGTCTCCAGAACACTAGACCGGCGGTGGGGGGCGCATGGGGATGTCCCGGTGGGAAGATTCCGTTCGACTTGATCCACTCGTCGTTTGGCAGGTTCTGGGTTTGTCTATCAGCGCTTGCCAAAGATGCGATGAACACTCGCGACCGCACTCACCGACATGTCAAGTACACCGGGGGCAATCATGCGGTTTTCCAGCCACGCTTTCATCTCTGCACTCGACAGCTTTCTTGACAGTTCCGATTTCGCGTGGTCCTTTTCGGCTTTTGAAGGTGCCTGTCGGAGGGCGGAGATGCCTGGGGGTGTGCCGGACGGTGCGCGGCCTGGGTTGGAGAGACCGCCGCGTGCGCCTCTTCTGGCTGTGCCGCGAAGAGGGGCGGACCTGCCGTATGGTCTGTCGACAGGTGGCCCGCCCTGTGGCGGTCGATGCCGGCCGGTCTGGAGGCGTGCGATGAGGATGCGGCGGCGGGACGTGAGAGGCCGGGATGGGAGGGAAATGGTCCGAATGGTGAGCACTCTGTCTCATGCATGGCGATGAAAAGAGGTGTACGCCCGGGATCTGTGCAAGACGAACCTACCTGGTCTAGGGGGCCGGAGgacctctttctcctctcgaTGCCCCGCGGCCTGTCTCCGCCCCGAGCCCCGCCGCCGTCGACGTCCATGCCCTGCGACCTGGCGGAGATGCCGGCGCCGCGGAGGGCATTGGCGACCACGCGGGCGGGTGCTGCTGCGGCGCCCcggatggagatggaggatgcgGGGGGGTTGTTGGCCATTGCTGCGAGTGCGTGTATGCTGCCatgggggggggggagaaCTGGGAGGGGGAACAGGAGACATGAGGGTGGCAACGCTTCTTTGTATTGGATAGGCGTGGCGATaggggagagggatagGCGTGGCGATAGGTCATTGGGATAGGCGTGGAGATACACCCAGGCAGTAGGCGCGGGCCACCCTAGCCAGCCACCTTTATAcatctccccctccccctccccctccccccgcATACAAAATGGGCGCAGCACAGTCATCCCAGCCGGCGGACCAGCTCATCCACCCCCAGGAACCAAACACCTCTGTCCAGGTGAGCCCGCCGCCATGTCCCCCCCCCCGCTGACCCCCGCAGTTCTCCCCCGCCCTCATCTCCCGCCTATCCACCCCCCATGAACCCACGCCCACATCCACCACCGACGACGTcgtccgccgccgcctcgCCGCCGAGTCCGCCCACCTCCGCGCACAGGAAGCAGACATCCTCAGCGCCATCTCCGCCGCCCTCGAAAAGGAGAACCTCGACAGGGAAAAGCCCGGCATGAGCGCCCACGTCCTCGGCAGCGATATCGACCACATCAGGGAAAAGATCGAGCGCATGAAGGACAAGCGGAACAAGGAGGGCGACGGCGTCAAGCTCGCGCGGCAGGGTGTCGAGACGTGCTACCGGTGTGTGACCCGCCCGACTCTTTGCGCACGCTGCTGATACTCACTCTGCAGGGCCAACGGCGACAGGCCACTGGACTGCTGGAAACAAGTCGAGGCGTTCAAGGCAGAGGTCGCCAAGCTCGAGCAGGTCAGTCTTTCCAGTCTGCGACGCGGCTGACCCTTTGCAGGCCTTTGTCAAGTCTCTTCAATAGAGATCGTATGTTAAACAAGGTTCTCAAGTCTCTTCAGTAGAGATATGCCATTCTCTGCCGTTGTCCTGCTCGCTGCTCGCTCTGCCACTGACATATGCATAATCGAcatccaccaaaaaaagcTAAAAACCAAGTGACCTGCGGACCAGCACAGAACGTGTTGTGCGTTGTAAATGTCTACTTTCTACCGTCTCCCCGCGCCCAAACACTGAAAAAAACAAGCCGCACCAAGACATAAACAGGTCGTGAATCGACAAAgtccaaaaaaaaaaaagaatgcGAAAAAAGGGAATCAACGGGAATGGGGTATACCCTCAAAACTACTAATCACGGTCGAGTGTGAACACGGACGGGGCATTATCCACCAGCCACTGAACACTCAGCGCCTTGCCCGCCATGTCTCCAAACTCCCTATTGGGATCCGACGATCTCATGAGCGTCGCTACATACCACCACCCGTCAGCCACATACCCATACGTCTATTAAAATACCACACTTACGCCCAAAGACGACACCCAGGTTCTGAGACGACATCAAGTTGACACCACTGTACGACGTCACGCGGTTCAGATGAAGCATGAGCGCTTTGAGCGTATTGTAATGCTCTTTCGGGAGTTCATGCAGTAATGCCAGCACCGCCTGACGCTTGTTGTTCGTATCGCGAATGGCTATTTAAAAATCACATATCAGTCAACTGACCACCGCTCATCCCCCAAGACTTACTGGCAGCAGTCACAAAACTCTCATGCAACTCGTGTGTGAACAGCGGATTCGGCAGGCTTCTGAAATACGTCTTGAGCACAGACGTCACGCTCGAAATGTCATTAAACGCATCAACATCCGCCAAATCAAACGCATCATAATCACCCCGCTCAAAGAGCTGAGTAATCTGTTTCGACTGCGACGACCCGCCCGTTTTCCGATAGATCCCTTCGTATTCCATACCCACAGCTTCGACCGCATTGATACACTTGGTCACAATGACTGGTACAGACTGTTTATCTGCAGAGACTTGCTCAACAAGCGGACGGCCAAACATGGACGGCGCTAGACAACGTCATCAGTATTTGCCATCCACACAATTGCCATTCACTTACGCAGTGGCCCCTCGGGCTCATCTTTCACAGCACCCTTGGTCCCTGTACATCCTCTCGGCAGCTTTTCAGCGCACTTGCTATGACACACGATACCACAAGCTTGCACAGTGTCAGTATACTaacaaacaaaaaaaaagaaaaaagatcTCACAGGAACACTTGACTTCCTGCAACCcccacatcttctccccaCAGAGCTCACACCTCGTAAACCTCATCATCGTATGCTGCT
It includes:
- a CDS encoding hypothetical protein (HMMPfam hit to TAP_C, TAP C-terminal domain, score: 70.5, E(): 4.4e-18), with translation MANNPPASSISIRGAAAAPARVVANALRGAGISARSQGMDVDGGGARGGDRPRGIERRKRSSGPLDQTGRHRPPQGGPPVDRPYGRSAPLRGTARRGARGGLSNPGRAPSGTPPGISALRQAPSKAEKDHAKSELSRKLSSAEMKAWLENRMIAPGVLDMSNLPNDEWIKSNGIFPPGHPHAPPTAGLVFWRLIDQTFQKTDKITIHTLSLANNNFSHLKQLEKLPIWLPDIRALDLSGNPINHISELDNILASGEKKGKANAGMGSLKSLVELKLNDCLFREKTLARPDGEAVYKHEILRRFPGLRILDGVSLERVIFPIERKPKVKHTEEEKAALIARPFSFPVEVRPDFFSEEAARNFAMAFCAKFFPCFDNNRTECLPAYAPNALISIAANTLTSRSAQQQVVLKSRLDRPNPVPFEPWINLPSRNFFRNATSIHQRMETLKTAADPAQLAEWWEKAVPRTEHPLTEASKWCFECWVLDSERGHVRLCLMIQGQFRELPSGTYRSFSRTFILVEAPEGSPAFNAGYPASILSDTMVVHSFFGTGAFDTTRPLGMNGVTIQPPSIPFTPSAVPAQAASGLGSGVNPSLSSISPGAGAGVGPGASSNGSSSAAAAPDPATQQSLISQISSRTGMNAQYAGMCLVQNGWDPEAAIKNFEEIKSSIPAEAFQ
- a CDS encoding hypothetical protein (Match to ESTs gb|CF190333.1|CF190333, gb|CF186070.1|CF186070, gb|CF190334.1|CF190334); translated protein: MGAAQSSQPADQLIHPQEPNTSVQFSPALISRLSTPHEPTPTSTTDDVVRRRLAAESAHLRAQEADILSAISAALEKENLDREKPGMSAHVLGSDIDHIREKIERMKDKRNKEGDGVKLARQGVETCYRANGDRPLDCWKQVEAFKAEVAKLEQAFVKSLQ